Proteins from one Mercurialis annua linkage group LG7, ddMerAnnu1.2, whole genome shotgun sequence genomic window:
- the LOC126655021 gene encoding leucine-rich repeat extensin-like protein 3 — protein sequence MIALQREARASRIGTAARSSQLAYGEERRDVTLPPPEPAVPAYVLPPLPPLTIDLAHIRGARRRQPRAAPPRERPADPIPPPVYFHFDPTATTDRRGEYYGPTQYYGSTSTPASQPPWHQTYFPQGPQVSSYQVPPSSMPFFEPSYGQTAYTTSLGTPPASQFQQATPPASQFRQTTPPASPFQQTTPPPFAASDQYYRPAPYTDAQPFTSFDQCYRPTMPSDEQPSTSHSRPSSSHQAQDPSQLHFTLSESWLFGPEIGSEAYEELLSRPDLTPPSFRLLPPTQEETGTAPPAADVQHSAQDEDASDSGESPPVPRQFHSITDSSRHRRETHGLRVQRPRTRRYED from the exons ATGATCGCCCTTCAGAGAGAGGCGCGTGCGTCTAGGATTGGGACTGCTGCACGCAGTTCTCAATTAGCTTACGGAGAGGAGCGCCGTGACGTCACACTGCCCCCACCAGAGCCAGCAGTTCCGGCTTACGTACTACCTCCTCTTCCTCCCCTGACCATCGATCTGGCTCACATCAGGGGAGCGCGTAGACGGCAGCCTAGAGCCGCCCCGCCTCGCGAGCGCCCGGCAGACCCTATCCCCCCACCGGTCTACTTCCACTTCGATCCTACAGCCACTACAGACAGACGGGGGGAGTATTATGGCCCGACTCAGTACTACGGTTCCACTTCCACTCCAGCATCACAGCCTCCGTGGCATCAGACCTATTTCCCACAG GGACCCCAGGTATCATCGTATCAGGTCCCGCCTTCGTCGATGCCGTTTTTTGAGCCGTCGTACGGACAGACAGCATATACCACTTCTCTGGGCACACCACCGGCGTCTCAGTTCCAGCAGGCCACACCACCGGCGTCTCAGTTCCGGCAGACCACACCACCGGCGTCTCCGTTTCAGCAGACCACACCACCGCCGTTTGCTGCATCAGATCAGTATTACCGTCCAGCGCCATATACAGATGCTCAACCGTTCACGTCTTTCGATCAGTGTTACCGTCCCACGATGCCTTCGGATGAGCAGCCGTCGACGTCACATTCGCGGCCATCTTCTTCTCACCAGGCCCAGGATCCATCACAACTACATTTTACACTGTCAGAGTCATGGTTATTCGGTCCGGAGATCGGTTCAGAGGCGTACGAGGAGCTTTTATCACGACCGGATCTCACACCTCCATCTTTTAGACTTCTACCGCCCACACAGGAGGAGACCGGTACTGCACCACCAGCAGCAGACGTTCAGCATTCAGCTCAGGACGAAGACGCCTCCGATAGCGGCGAGAGTCCTCCGGTACCCAGACAGTTTCACTCGATCACAGACAGCTCGCGGCACCGACGAGAGACTCACGGTTTGAGGGTACAGAGACCGAGGACTCGTAGATATGAGGATtag
- the LOC126656186 gene encoding non-specific lipid-transfer protein A-like: MEKKLMIIIMVFALVMSKKIENVEGITCPEAVATLNPCLPFLTGASPSPTGPCCLAVDRVNQGATTREIRRQLCDCFKQASRSFGVKADKAKQIPDLCHVQVPVPIDPSIDCTKIQ, encoded by the exons ATGGAGAAGAAgttgatgataataataatgGTTTTTGCACTGGTCATGAGCAAGAAAATAGAGAATGTTGAAGGAATTACATGTCCAGAAGCAGTAGCCACACTGAACCCATGTCTCCCATTTTTGACCGGGGCTAGCCCATCTCCCACTGGGCCCTGCTGTTTGGCTGTGGACAGAGTGAACCAGGGTGCAACCACCAGGGAAATTCGAAGGCAGCTGTGCGACTGTTTCAAACAGGCTAGCCGTTCCTTTGGTGTTAAGGCTGATAAAGCTAAGCAAATTCCTGACCTGTGCCATGTTCAAGTTCCTGTGCCTATTGACCCTAGTATTGACTGCACCAA GATTCAGTGa